One window of the Salvia miltiorrhiza cultivar Shanhuang (shh) chromosome 6, IMPLAD_Smil_shh, whole genome shotgun sequence genome contains the following:
- the LOC130989950 gene encoding NAC domain-containing protein 82-like isoform X1, whose product MRLPPGFRFHPTDVELVLYYLKRKILGKKLLYEAIAEVNIYKYSPWDLPDKSSLKSKDLEWFFFCPREKKYACGVRVKRATENGYWKTTGKDRTISCNEKTVGAVKTLIFHLGHAPKGERTDWVIHEYRVVDNQLAEAGVQDNYVLCKVFKKNGLGPKNGAQYGAPFNEADWTDDDDNVAENHAISLAAEGLPQTSGMQNEEQSLPLGSGLFDSGNGPLPILEDGPSSSAVAPNSMVAADKTNDEIVHMLASFADEDMLLPDGNGFSQDDLGGNGNNRLLTYNEGLDIYNGLHDLDSWTAINEGIFDFSGSHNVDYPLNMLPEDNSTYIELDDLLPPLDCSNGVTGTPFSSLCRSSASYDHENMEQLHSRTRFAGMDDQNISYANELAVLPNTSEGDISLNVLHMVDYPFYQGPNASYNLDFSFGQLENPVCSPHNMERGSHLENLYSRFKECIPAHLPSAAALSPCGGSSIHIKAEVTHGAGECTNEALAVMMGGSSSCWCNLLFWKIQLWVVEDLLDLVELVSNLIIICYLTDTVSLSSHYYNFNKNLSYISQKLKLVTWLLFLTRFYFI is encoded by the exons ATGCGTCTCCCCCCAGGATTCCGCTTTCATCCTACAGATGTTGAGTTGGTTTTGTACTATCTCAAGAGGAAGATTTTGGGTAAGAAGCTTCTCTATGAGGCTATTGCAGAAGTCAACATCTACAAATACTCTCCATGGGATCTTCCAG ATAAATCCAGCTTGAAAAGTAAGGATCTGGAGTGGTTCTTTTTCTGTCCAAGAGAGAAGAAGTATGCATGTGGAGTCCGTGTCAAGCGTGCAACTGAAAATGGATATTGGAAAACTACTGGAAAAGACAGGACTATTTCGTGCAATGAGAAAACTGTTGGAGCTGTTAAGACCTTGATCTTCCACTTGGGGCATGCCCCTAAAGGAGAAAGAACGGATTGGGTTATCCATGAGTACAGAGTCGTTGATAATCAGTTGGCTGAAGCTGGAGTTCAG GATAATTATGTTCTGTGTAAAGTCTTTAAGAAGAATGGGCTAGGCCCAAAAAATGGTGCACAATACGGTGCCCCTTTTAATGAAGCTGATTGGACTGATGATGATGACAATGTTGCTGAAAACCATGCCATATCATTGGCAGCTGAAGGTCTTCCCCAAACTTCTGGGATGCAGAATGAAGAGCAAAGTTTGCCTCTTGGAAGTGGCTTGTTTGATTCTGGAAATGGACCACTGCCTATACTTGAAGATGGTCCATCATCTTCAGCTGTTGCTCCAAATAGTATGGTGGCTGCAGATAAGACCAATGATGAGATTGTTCATATGCTTGCATCATTTGCCGATGAAGACATGCTGCTTCCTGATGGGAATGGATTTAGCCAG GATGATCTTGGTGGCAATGGGAATAACAGATTGTTAACTTATAATGAGGGTTTGGATATCTATAATGGTCTTCATGACCTGGATAGTTGGACTGCAATCAATGAAggcatatttgatttttctggATCACATAACGTTGACTACCCACTTAACATGCTTCCTGAAGACAATTCAACATATATAGAACTTGATGATCTACTGCCTCCTTTGGATTGCTCTAATGGAGTTACTGGAACTCCATTCTCATCACTTTGTCGGTCATCTGCATCTTACGACCATGAGAATATGGAGCAATTACACTCTAGAACCAGGTTTGCTGGCATGGATGATCAGAATATTTCATATGCAAATGAGCTAGCTGTGCTGCCAAACACATCTGAGGGTGATATTTCTTTGAATGTGCTTCACATG GTGGACTATCCATTCTACCAAGGTCCtaatgcttcatataatttggACTTCTCATTTGGGCAACTGGAGAATCCGGTCTGTTCCCCTCACAACATGGAAAGAG GATCACATTTAGAAAACCTTTATTCAAGATTTAAGGAATGCATTCCAGCTCACTTACCTTCAGCTGCTGCTCTTTCTCCTTGTGGTGGCTCCTCCATACATATCAAGGCTGAGGTGACTCACGGAGCTGGTGAATGCACTAACGAAGCTTTGGCAGTTATGATGGGGGGGTCTAGCAGCTGTTGGTGCAACTTGCTTTTTTGGAAAATTCAGCTATGGGTTGTGGAAGATCTCCTTGATCTGGTAGAACTTGTCTCAAATTTGATTATAATTTGTTACTTAACTGATACTGTGTCATTGAGCTCTCATTATTATAACTTCAATaaaaatttatcatatatatcCCAAAAACTGAAACTGGTAACTTGGTTATTGTTTCTTACCcgtttttatttcatttga
- the LOC130989948 gene encoding LOW QUALITY PROTEIN: BTB/POZ domain-containing protein At2g13690 (The sequence of the model RefSeq protein was modified relative to this genomic sequence to represent the inferred CDS: deleted 1 base in 1 codon) — translation MHDLKSQRRREPPLHRRRYWCCSFTTPPLSPENPGLSHSCSVRSHSSSCSKKTQLPFSNSPQTQKTPLARRILSPGRVSPISEHPVVTHTTPKNHPIPKSPLPLPVPPPPPLADSAINEGNLGIYDTRLNLKGKNGGSLVLELSSEVLASNSSVFADLIADYRKNVSGLCRVEVPDVENLNVFRETIELMFEEDIQKKLVKIGVFRAIDILEVSASIKFGRCVSACLQYLEAVPWTEEEEEKLRELFNGLKVDDPKTKDIRDRFCSLSPIDSQPALTKQLIWSITTCNDATAGSELKSLVKGLLCKSSVYEKDYPDLNKEDMYAACESCLKSLSSLLEETSGSNAGQKLTKKEKEKPLLERISKQVDNINWLVDILLDHQMAEEFVHLWANQEGLLKLHKDASPMVKYELSRVSAVLFTAIGTRRLHCPPETRLRLLQAWFRPMLSDFGWLQRSKKGLDMKALEEAMGQALLTLPLKEQYSLFMEWFRCFSKHGNECPNLSKAFQIWWRRSFLRGSETMAIESR, via the exons ATGCACGACCTCAAATCCCAGCGCCGCCGCGAGCCGCcgctccaccgccgccgctACTGGTGCTGCTCCTTCACGACCCCGCCCCTCAGCCCGGAGAACCCGGGCCTCTCGCACTCCTGCTCCGTCCGCTCTCACTCCTCCTCGTGCAGTAAAAAGACGCAATTGCCCTTCTCCAACTCCCCCCAAACCCAGAAGACCCCCCTCGCCCGTCGGATCCTCTCTCCGGGTCGGGTCTCTCCCATCTCGGAGCACCCCGTCGTTACCCACACCACCCCCAAAAACCATCCAATCCCCAAATCGCCCTTGCCCTTGCCCGTGCCCCCGCCCCCGCCCCTCGCCGATTCGGCAATCAACGAGGGGAATTTAGGGATTTATGATACCAGGTTGAATCTGAAGGGGAAGAATGGAGGATCCTTGGTGCTGGAGCTGAGTTCAGAGGTTTTGGCGTCGAATAGCTCCGTTTTCGCCGATTTGATCGCGGATTATCGCAAGAATGTGAGCGGTTTGTGCAGGGTTGAGGTGCCCGACGTCGAGAATCTGAACGTGTTTCGTGAAACGATCGAGCTCATGTTTGAGGAGGATATTCAGAAAAAACTCGTCAAGATTGGGGTTTTTCGAGCTATCGATATACTTGAG GTATCAGCAAGCATCAAGTTTGGCAGGTGTGTTTCTGCATGTTTACAATACCTGGAGGCGGTGCCATGGAccgaagaagaagaggagaagCTGAGGGAGCTATTCAATGGACTTAAAGTAGACGATCCTAAAACCAAAGACATTCGAGACAGATTCTGTAGCCTCAGTCCCATTGATTCACAGCCAGCATTGACCAAGCAGCTTATTTGGTCCATTACCACCTGCAACGACGCCACTGCTGGGAGTGAACTGAAGTCTTTGGTTAAAGGGTTGTTATGCAAAAGCTCTGTCTACGAAAAGGACTATCCTGATCTGAATAAGGAGGACATGTATGCAGCTTGTGAATCGTGTCTGAAATCACTGAGCAGTCTGCTCGAGGAGACCTCGGGTAGCAATGCAGGGCAGAAGTTGACTAAGAAGGAGAAAGAAAAGCCTCTGTTAGAGCGCATCTCAAAGCAAGTGGACAACATAAATTGGCTCGTGGATATCCTGCTCGATCACCAGATGGCGGAGGAGTTCGTCCATCTGTGGGCAAATCAAGAAGGGCTGCTCAAATTGCACAAGGATGCATCTCCAATGGTCAAGTATGAGCTGAGCCGTGTCTCCGCAGTGCTGTTTACTGCAATCGGCACTAGGAGGCTCCACTGCCCGCCAGAAACGAGGCTGAGGCTTCTTCAGGCGTGGTTTAGACCGATGCTATCTGATTTTGGTTGGTTGCAGAGGAGCAAAAAGGGACTCGACATGAAGGCATTAGAGGAGGCGATGGGCCAAGCGCTGCTTACACTTCCATTGAAAGAGCAGTATTCGTTGTTTATGGAA TGGTTCCGTTGCTTCTCCAAGCATGGCAACGAATGCCCTAATCTTAGTAAAGCGTTCCAAATATGGTGGCGAAGATCGTTCCTTAGGGGCTCCGAAACCATGGCCATTGAATCTAGGTGA
- the LOC130989949 gene encoding uncharacterized protein LOC130989949 produces MLGFERQSSIENEPRTLSNNQIDFAREAALYVVNTRSTQEALTIFTEGLEPAVARAEDGGCDGELVNVCNTETYGNIDNHHNVRDVVTSPF; encoded by the exons atgCTTGGATTTGAGAGGCAGTCATCTATTGAGAATGAACCTCGCACTCTCAGTAATAATCAGATCGATTTCGCTagg GAAGCAGCACTTTATGTGGTGAATACAAGAAGCACGCAGGAAGCTCTCACCATCTTCAccgag GGGCTGGAGCCGGCGGTGGCACGGGCTGAAGATGGTGGCTGCGACGGCGAATTGGTTAATGTTTGCAATACCGAAACTTATGGGAACATCGACAATCATCACAATGTTAGAGACGTAGTTACTTCACCTTTTTGA
- the LOC130989950 gene encoding NAC domain-containing protein 82-like isoform X2: MRLPPGFRFHPTDVELVLYYLKRKILGKKLLYEAIAEVNIYKYSPWDLPDKSSLKSKDLEWFFFCPREKKYACGVRVKRATENGYWKTTGKDRTISCNEKTVGAVKTLIFHLGHAPKGERTDWVIHEYRVVDNQLAEAGVQDNYVLCKVFKKNGLGPKNGAQYGAPFNEADWTDDDDNVAENHAISLAAEGLPQTSGMQNEEQSLPLGSGLFDSGNGPLPILEDGPSSSAVAPNSMVAADKTNDEIVHMLASFADEDMLLPDGNGFSQDDLGGNGNNRLLTYNEGLDIYNGLHDLDSWTAINEGIFDFSGSHNVDYPLNMLPEDNSTYIELDDLLPPLDCSNGVTGTPFSSLCRSSASYDHENMEQLHSRTRFAGMDDQNISYANELAVLPNTSEGDISLNVLHMVDYPFYQGPNASYNLDFSFGQLENPVCSPHNMERVNSMSQTARTCQFREI; this comes from the exons ATGCGTCTCCCCCCAGGATTCCGCTTTCATCCTACAGATGTTGAGTTGGTTTTGTACTATCTCAAGAGGAAGATTTTGGGTAAGAAGCTTCTCTATGAGGCTATTGCAGAAGTCAACATCTACAAATACTCTCCATGGGATCTTCCAG ATAAATCCAGCTTGAAAAGTAAGGATCTGGAGTGGTTCTTTTTCTGTCCAAGAGAGAAGAAGTATGCATGTGGAGTCCGTGTCAAGCGTGCAACTGAAAATGGATATTGGAAAACTACTGGAAAAGACAGGACTATTTCGTGCAATGAGAAAACTGTTGGAGCTGTTAAGACCTTGATCTTCCACTTGGGGCATGCCCCTAAAGGAGAAAGAACGGATTGGGTTATCCATGAGTACAGAGTCGTTGATAATCAGTTGGCTGAAGCTGGAGTTCAG GATAATTATGTTCTGTGTAAAGTCTTTAAGAAGAATGGGCTAGGCCCAAAAAATGGTGCACAATACGGTGCCCCTTTTAATGAAGCTGATTGGACTGATGATGATGACAATGTTGCTGAAAACCATGCCATATCATTGGCAGCTGAAGGTCTTCCCCAAACTTCTGGGATGCAGAATGAAGAGCAAAGTTTGCCTCTTGGAAGTGGCTTGTTTGATTCTGGAAATGGACCACTGCCTATACTTGAAGATGGTCCATCATCTTCAGCTGTTGCTCCAAATAGTATGGTGGCTGCAGATAAGACCAATGATGAGATTGTTCATATGCTTGCATCATTTGCCGATGAAGACATGCTGCTTCCTGATGGGAATGGATTTAGCCAG GATGATCTTGGTGGCAATGGGAATAACAGATTGTTAACTTATAATGAGGGTTTGGATATCTATAATGGTCTTCATGACCTGGATAGTTGGACTGCAATCAATGAAggcatatttgatttttctggATCACATAACGTTGACTACCCACTTAACATGCTTCCTGAAGACAATTCAACATATATAGAACTTGATGATCTACTGCCTCCTTTGGATTGCTCTAATGGAGTTACTGGAACTCCATTCTCATCACTTTGTCGGTCATCTGCATCTTACGACCATGAGAATATGGAGCAATTACACTCTAGAACCAGGTTTGCTGGCATGGATGATCAGAATATTTCATATGCAAATGAGCTAGCTGTGCTGCCAAACACATCTGAGGGTGATATTTCTTTGAATGTGCTTCACATG GTGGACTATCCATTCTACCAAGGTCCtaatgcttcatataatttggACTTCTCATTTGGGCAACTGGAGAATCCGGTCTGTTCCCCTCACAACATGGAAAGAG TCAATTCTATGAGTCAAACTGCCCGAACTTGCCAGTTTCGGGAGATATAA